Below is a window of Pseudomonadota bacterium DNA.
CGTGCTCGTCGACCACCTCGACGACCGCATCGCCCAGCCCTTCGGAGCGTCGCGCGAGCCTCCGCCTGCGGGAGAGCGTCTCGTCCTGGATCGGGGCGCCGCGCGGCTGTGCCATGTGGACGACTATTCCACGGCCTACAGGCGGCGTCAAAAAAATGTCTCGGGTGATCCCCGAAATCGATTTATTATCTGTTTGTAATCTTTAACTTAATCCAAATCATGGGAAGACGACAACCGCCTGCGCCCCGCGCCTGCCGACCTCGTCCTGCACGCGGCGGAGCACGGCGTCCCGGCGCTCGAGGAGCAAGGCGATCTCTTCGTCGGTCAGCACCCTGTCGACGACGCCCCGCGCCTCCTCGCCCGCCAGGGCGGCCCGGACGGCACCCGCCGTGAGCGCCTTGAGCCGCTCGAGTTGGGACGCGGAGAACCTCGCGCACGCGGCGAGCTGTCCGTCCATGCGCGCCCGCTGCCGATCCGACCAGCGCGCGAACGAGCCGTTGTTGTCGACGAGCCACAGCCCACCGCCGCCCTCTTCGGCGAAGAGGTTGCCGCCCGAGAACCTGTCCCAGTTGCCGAGGACGTAGTCGGCGACGACCATCCGCGACGCGGCGACGACCGTCGGCTCCTCACCGGGCGAGGGTCCGTCCGGCCCGATCCACGCGGCGAGCTGCCGCCAGCCGGTCTCCCCCTGGAACCTTTGCGGGCCGAGCGCGGAGATCCACTCGATGATCGCGCCGCCGACGTTCCCGTCCGCGCCCGCGAGCGCCTCGTCCCGGAGCGCCTGCGCCGACTCCGGGTGGCTCACCTCGAGCAACCCGACGAGCCGGGCGAGCGGCAGGCGGCGGAGCGCGGCCGCGGGCGTCCTCTCGGCGCCGACGAGCGGCGCGATCCTATAGAACGCGACCTCGTACCGCGCCGTCCGGTTCGTCTTTCGCAGCGGCTTCCACACGGCGCGATCGCCCGACTCGAGCGCCACCTTGACCGAGAGCGAGCGCGACGAGAGCGGCAGGGCGCCTTTCAAGGGGGACGCCACGAGCCTCTCGACGAGCGCCGCCGCGTCCTCCCCGGCGCCCGCGTCGGAAGCGCCCGCCCGCGCCTCGTCCCCTGCCCGGCCCGCGCCCGGCGCGCCCGGTGCCGCCGCCGCTGGGGCGGGCCTCGCGACGGCCTGTGAGGGCCGCGGGACGTCCTCGTCGGCGCCGCGGCACGCGGCCAGCGTGACCAGGGCGACCGCGAAAACGGCGCGCGACGCTGCTCTTGCCGGGGACATGGCACGGGATGATAGCAGACGGCGCAGGGCATGAAAAACGACCTACCTTGGCCGGGAATCTTGACAGAACCCCGCTCCCGACAATAAGTTCCTCTTTCCCCGTGGAGTTCGGAGGCGCCGTGGTCATGAAGAAAAAAGAGCGGGACAAGTTCGAGAGGATACTGCTCGAGAAGCGGATGAGGCTGCTCGTCAACGCGCGACAGACGCTCGATTCGGAGATGACTCTCGATCAGGCCGATCTGGCGGACGAGATGGATCTCGCGTCGAGCGAGTACCTCCAGTCGTTCCAGTTCCGCCTGCGCGGACGGGAGCGCACGTTCCTGTCGAAAATCGACAAGGCGCTCAAGAAGCTCAACGACGGGACGTTCGGCGTGTGCGAGGAGTGTGGAGAGGAGATCCACACGAAACGCCTCGAGGCCCGCCCGGAGACCAACTTGTGCATCAAGTGCAAGGAGGAGCAGGAGCGCGAGGAGTCCCAGTTCGGCGACGAGTGACCCGCCCTAGACCGGAACGTTTATCAGGAACGTCGTCCCCCTCCCCTTCACGGTCGTGAAGGAGATCCGCCCCGCGTGCGCCTCGACG
It encodes the following:
- a CDS encoding TraR/DksA C4-type zinc finger protein — translated: MKKKERDKFERILLEKRMRLLVNARQTLDSEMTLDQADLADEMDLASSEYLQSFQFRLRGRERTFLSKIDKALKKLNDGTFGVCEECGEEIHTKRLEARPETNLCIKCKEEQEREESQFGDE